The following are from one region of the Halarcobacter sp. genome:
- a CDS encoding DUF523 and DUF1722 domain-containing protein, which produces MKLGISSCLLGTMCRYDGGHSRDRFIVNELSNYFEFEAYCPERLVFPTPRPAIRLVRSNGEVTVRTTNDNKDVTNTITEISKELAKNIEDNQLCGFILKSKSPTCGMERVKIYPDKKNGQSENVGVGVFAKELKEKFPLLPIEEEGRLGDPWLRENFLMQIFAYKSLFEFLESKPTINDLVEFHTSYKYLIYSKSHNSYKELGNIVANRDKKSLEVILLEYKRLFLETIAQKGTIKNTYNVLLHIYGYFKKVISKEEKDEILETLEDFKKGIIPLIAVIKIIKLYTKKFDIEYLKTQVFLNPYPKDLALRSKVEAYK; this is translated from the coding sequence ATGAAACTAGGAATATCATCTTGCCTACTAGGTACTATGTGCCGATATGATGGCGGTCATTCACGAGATAGATTTATTGTTAATGAACTTTCAAACTATTTTGAGTTTGAAGCATATTGTCCTGAAAGATTAGTGTTTCCAACTCCAAGACCTGCAATAAGATTAGTAAGAAGTAATGGTGAAGTAACAGTTAGGACAACTAATGATAATAAAGATGTTACAAATACAATTACTGAAATCTCAAAAGAGTTAGCAAAAAATATTGAAGATAACCAATTATGTGGTTTTATTCTGAAATCAAAATCTCCAACATGTGGAATGGAAAGAGTTAAAATCTATCCAGATAAAAAAAATGGACAAAGTGAAAATGTTGGAGTTGGAGTTTTTGCAAAAGAGTTAAAAGAAAAATTTCCTTTATTACCAATTGAAGAAGAGGGTAGATTAGGAGACCCTTGGTTAAGGGAGAATTTTTTAATGCAAATATTTGCATATAAATCATTATTTGAATTTTTAGAATCAAAGCCTACAATTAATGATTTAGTTGAGTTTCATACTTCATATAAGTATTTAATTTATTCAAAGTCTCATAATTCCTATAAAGAATTAGGAAATATAGTTGCCAATAGAGATAAAAAATCTTTAGAAGTAATATTACTTGAGTATAAGAGGTTGTTTTTAGAAACAATTGCACAAAAAGGGACTATTAAAAATACTTACAATGTTTTACTTCATATCTATGGGTATTTCAAAAAAGTTATCTCAAAAGAGGAAAAAGATGAGATTTTAGAAACACTTGAAGATTTTAAGAAAGGTATTATTCCCTTAATAGCTGTAATAAAAATCATAAAGCTTTATACAAAAAAATTTGATATTGAGTATTTAAAAACACAAGTATTTTTAAATCCATATCCAAAAGACTTAGCATTGCGATCTAAAGTTGAGGCATATAAATGA
- the tolB gene encoding Tol-Pal system protein TolB, translating into MNRFLFLIIAFTTFLFAADAELDIVKKSTNLPKIEISVAPGAMNKVLTNKVKQLVEKDLKISGHFDVIDSVEVTGFNKLPNMLALSNKGTDLFLNISSNVSGFGGYSVDFKLFDINSKQQILSKTLSTSKEDRYPFLAHRIAIAVNKHLNAPSIDWMDKFVIFSLYKEAKKADIFIADYTLSFQQAVIKGGLNIFPKWADKKKGDFYYTTYDNGIPTLIKTNLYNRKKEVIMKSEGMVVASDVSSDKRKLLVTASPDYQPDIYLFDTQRKTKTRLTTYKGIDVGAHFVENDSKIVFVSDRLGYPNIFAKKIGSRGVQRLVYHGRNNSSATTYKDYVVYTSRERDNEFGSYTFNLFLMSTKSDFLERLTASGSNQFPKFSEDGESIIFLKNMKGRSSIGIIRLNQGKSFLSPLKNGKIQSIDW; encoded by the coding sequence ATGAATAGATTTTTATTTTTAATTATAGCTTTTACTACTTTTTTATTTGCAGCAGATGCAGAACTTGATATTGTTAAAAAAAGTACAAATTTACCAAAAATTGAAATTTCAGTTGCACCAGGTGCTATGAATAAAGTGTTGACTAATAAAGTTAAACAATTAGTTGAAAAAGACTTAAAAATAAGTGGACATTTTGATGTTATAGATTCTGTAGAAGTTACAGGTTTTAATAAATTACCTAATATGTTGGCACTTTCAAATAAAGGAACAGATTTATTTTTAAATATTAGTTCAAATGTAAGTGGATTTGGTGGATATTCAGTAGATTTTAAATTATTTGATATAAATTCTAAACAGCAAATTTTATCTAAAACTTTGTCTACATCAAAAGAGGATAGATATCCTTTTTTAGCTCATAGAATTGCTATTGCTGTAAATAAGCATTTAAATGCACCATCTATTGATTGGATGGATAAATTTGTAATATTTTCTTTATATAAAGAAGCAAAAAAAGCAGATATCTTTATTGCAGATTATACACTTAGTTTCCAACAAGCTGTTATTAAAGGTGGATTAAATATTTTCCCTAAATGGGCAGATAAAAAGAAAGGTGATTTTTACTACACTACATATGATAATGGGATTCCTACATTAATAAAAACTAATTTATATAATAGAAAAAAAGAAGTTATAATGAAAAGTGAAGGTATGGTTGTAGCATCAGATGTTAGTAGTGATAAAAGAAAATTATTAGTTACTGCTAGTCCAGATTATCAACCAGATATTTATCTTTTTGATACTCAAAGAAAAACAAAAACAAGATTAACTACATATAAGGGAATTGATGTTGGTGCACATTTTGTTGAAAATGATTCTAAAATTGTTTTTGTCTCTGATAGATTAGGTTATCCAAATATTTTTGCTAAAAAAATAGGAAGTAGAGGTGTTCAAAGACTTGTTTATCATGGAAGAAATAACTCTTCTGCAACTACATATAAAGATTATGTAGTTTATACAAGTAGAGAAAGAGATAATGAGTTTGGATCTTATACTTTTAATCTTTTTCTTATGTCAACAAAAAGTGATTTCTTAGAAAGATTAACTGCAAGCGGAAGTAATCAGTTTCCAAAATTTTCAGAAGATGGTGAATCTATCATATTCTTGAAAAATATGAAGGGTAGAAGTTCTATTGGTATAATTAGATTAAATCAAGGTAAATCTTTCCTTTCACCTTTAAAAAATGGAAAAATCCAATCAATCGATTGGTAA
- a CDS encoding energy transducer TonB has product MQEKGYFYLAGIVSASIYLLICLSFLIYINAPKPKKYDSSKTTVLELDLISTKSEKRSAAPKTQKKAQEVVKKSTSRSAKQKADFKSLFANVKTTAKKVEEKEVNAVKESLDPSRFKSKFQKQKKTDNSTVSKLLKDVKTTTNLPSNSSTSNGEEDEYFSKIKEILWQRWNPKLLESGLVVKVLVMISSSGQFDYRIMKYSNDQRFDESLKEFLESQISEQFPRPKINSKVDIIVNFKSEG; this is encoded by the coding sequence ATGCAAGAAAAAGGTTACTTTTATCTAGCAGGCATTGTATCAGCTAGTATTTACTTATTAATCTGCTTATCTTTTTTAATTTATATTAATGCTCCAAAACCTAAAAAATATGATTCTAGTAAAACAACAGTTTTAGAGTTAGATTTGATTTCTACAAAATCAGAAAAAAGAAGTGCAGCTCCTAAAACCCAAAAAAAAGCTCAAGAGGTAGTTAAAAAATCAACTTCGCGTTCTGCAAAACAAAAAGCAGATTTTAAATCTTTATTTGCAAATGTAAAAACAACGGCAAAAAAGGTTGAAGAAAAAGAGGTAAATGCTGTAAAAGAATCTTTAGATCCTAGTAGATTTAAATCAAAATTTCAAAAACAAAAGAAAACAGATAATAGTACAGTTTCAAAATTATTAAAAGATGTTAAAACAACAACTAATCTTCCATCAAATAGTTCAACTTCAAATGGTGAAGAGGATGAATATTTCTCAAAAATAAAAGAGATATTATGGCAAAGATGGAATCCAAAACTATTAGAATCAGGTCTTGTAGTAAAAGTTCTTGTAATGATTTCAAGTAGCGGTCAATTTGATTATAGAATAATGAAATATTCAAATGATCAACGTTTTGATGAATCATTAAAAGAGTTTTTGGAATCTCAAATAAGTGAGCAATTTCCTAGACCTAAAATTAATTCAAAAGTTGATATTATTGTGAACTTTAAATCAGAAGGATAG
- a CDS encoding biopolymer transporter ExbD, with translation MYDYNQKPDLNITPLVDIMLVLLAILMVTAPVIEFEEPINLPKGSASKQIQAVKKIDIVITKNRKILINKKRYDLENFSDNFLLFAKGQDRKTPIHIRAEKSLIYDDIMHVLKSVKEAGFYKVALITDG, from the coding sequence GTGTACGATTACAATCAAAAACCTGATTTAAATATTACACCATTGGTTGATATTATGCTAGTACTTTTAGCAATCTTAATGGTTACTGCACCAGTAATTGAGTTTGAAGAACCAATTAATCTTCCAAAAGGAAGTGCTTCAAAACAGATTCAAGCAGTTAAAAAGATTGATATAGTAATTACAAAAAATAGAAAAATATTAATAAATAAAAAAAGATATGATTTAGAAAATTTTTCTGATAACTTTTTACTTTTTGCTAAAGGGCAAGATAGAAAAACTCCAATACATATTCGTGCAGAAAAAAGTTTAATATATGATGATATTATGCATGTTTTGAAATCAGTAAAAGAGGCTGGTTTTTATAAAGTTGCATTAATAACTGATGGGTGA
- a CDS encoding MotA/TolQ/ExbB proton channel family protein, whose product MIDTALNYLNNGSAITLLVLLTLSFYFIICFWLFIYRFLSLKSLIFNERKSLDDLTSRSSTISPMSSLNKCSNSVHTKEILHACEINIIKDASSGITWLSIIASTSPFVGLFGTVVGILESFAKFSNESKVGFSVIAPAISEALVATAAGIFVAIFAYTFHQILVRKVYELNTYLKAQSQILIAKG is encoded by the coding sequence ATGATTGATACAGCTTTAAATTATTTAAATAATGGCAGTGCAATAACACTTTTAGTGTTATTGACACTATCATTTTACTTCATTATATGTTTCTGGCTTTTTATTTATAGATTTTTATCTTTAAAATCTTTAATATTTAACGAAAGAAAATCTTTAGATGATTTAACATCTAGAAGTTCTACAATTAGTCCAATGTCTTCTTTAAATAAATGTTCAAATTCTGTTCATACTAAAGAAATATTACACGCATGTGAGATTAATATTATAAAAGATGCAAGTAGTGGTATTACTTGGTTATCTATTATTGCATCAACATCGCCATTTGTTGGTCTTTTTGGTACAGTTGTAGGTATATTGGAATCTTTTGCAAAGTTTTCAAATGAATCAAAAGTTGGATTTTCTGTTATTGCTCCTGCAATAAGTGAAGCATTAGTTGCAACAGCAGCTGGTATTTTTGTAGCTATTTTTGCTTATACTTTTCACCAAATATTAGTTAGAAAAGTTTATGAGTTAAATACTTACTTGAAGGCACAATCACAAATTTTAATTGCTAAAGGTTAA
- the atpC gene encoding ATP synthase F1 subunit epsilon has protein sequence MDTLKLSIVAPNGLIFSDDVKSVTLPGKEGEFGVLPGHASLVSSLTVGVIIIEKAGSTDAVAINWGHVKVSESSVDVLVDGAVALTSGADSEIAKNIEAAKDLVNSVKDANVSLAAVEAKINSFA, from the coding sequence ATGGATACATTAAAATTATCGATAGTTGCACCAAATGGTCTAATTTTTAGTGATGATGTAAAGAGCGTAACTCTTCCTGGAAAAGAGGGTGAGTTTGGTGTCCTTCCTGGACACGCGTCTTTAGTATCTTCATTAACAGTTGGCGTAATTATTATAGAAAAAGCAGGTTCAACTGATGCAGTAGCAATTAACTGGGGACACGTAAAAGTTTCTGAAAGCTCTGTAGATGTTTTAGTTGATGGAGCAGTTGCACTTACTTCAGGTGCTGACTCTGAAATCGCTAAAAATATTGAAGCTGCAAAAGACTTAGTAAACTCTGTTAAAGATGCAAATGTATCATTAGCAGCAGTAGAAGCTAAAATCAACTCATTCGCATAG
- the atpD gene encoding F0F1 ATP synthase subunit beta translates to MKGNIIQVMGPVVDVEFDGYLPEINEAIEVTLADANKDRLVLEVAAHIGDSRVRTIAMDMTEGLQRGQECVAQGGPIQVPVGEAVLGRIFNVIGDPVDEGEAIPEDTTRWSIHRAAPTFEEQSTKTEMFETGIKVVDLLAPYSKGGKVGLFGGAGVGKTVIIMELIHNVAFKHSGYSVFAGVGERTREGNDLYHEMKDSNVLDKVALCYGQMSEPPGARNRIALTGLTMAEYFRDEKGLDVLMFVDNIFRFAQSGSEMSALLGRIPSAVGYQPTLASEMGKLQERITSTNKGSITSVQAVYVPADDLTDPAPASVFAHLDATTVLNRKIAEKGIYPAVDPLDSTSRILSADILGEEHYGVARGVQSVLQKYKDLQDIIAILGMDELSEEDKLVVARARKIERFLSQPFFVAEVFTGSPGKYVELKDTIEGFKGILDGKYDDIPEMAFYMVGGIDEVLAKAEGMK, encoded by the coding sequence ATGAAAGGTAATATTATTCAGGTAATGGGTCCAGTAGTTGACGTAGAGTTCGACGGATACTTACCAGAAATAAATGAAGCAATCGAAGTTACTTTAGCAGATGCTAATAAAGATAGATTAGTACTTGAGGTTGCTGCACACATTGGAGATAGCAGAGTTAGAACTATTGCTATGGATATGACAGAAGGTTTACAAAGAGGACAAGAGTGTGTTGCTCAAGGTGGACCAATTCAAGTTCCAGTTGGTGAAGCTGTACTTGGAAGAATTTTTAATGTAATTGGTGATCCAGTTGATGAGGGTGAAGCTATCCCTGAAGATACAACTAGATGGTCAATTCACAGAGCTGCTCCTACATTTGAAGAGCAATCTACTAAAACAGAAATGTTTGAAACAGGTATCAAAGTAGTTGACTTACTTGCTCCTTATTCTAAAGGTGGTAAAGTTGGACTATTCGGTGGTGCTGGTGTTGGTAAAACGGTTATTATTATGGAGCTTATCCATAATGTTGCATTCAAACACTCTGGTTACTCAGTATTTGCTGGTGTTGGTGAAAGAACAAGAGAAGGTAATGACCTTTACCACGAAATGAAAGACTCTAACGTACTTGACAAAGTTGCATTATGTTATGGTCAAATGAGTGAGCCTCCAGGTGCAAGAAATAGAATTGCCTTAACTGGTCTTACTATGGCTGAGTACTTTAGAGATGAAAAAGGTCTTGACGTACTTATGTTCGTTGATAACATCTTTAGATTTGCGCAATCAGGTTCTGAGATGTCAGCATTATTAGGAAGAATTCCTTCAGCGGTTGGTTATCAACCAACACTTGCTTCAGAAATGGGTAAATTACAAGAAAGAATTACTTCAACTAATAAAGGTTCAATTACTTCTGTACAAGCTGTTTATGTACCAGCGGATGACTTAACTGACCCGGCTCCTGCTTCAGTATTCGCACACTTAGATGCTACAACAGTACTTAACAGAAAAATTGCTGAAAAAGGTATCTACCCAGCAGTTGATCCACTAGATTCTACTTCAAGAATCTTAAGTGCAGATATTTTAGGTGAAGAGCACTACGGTGTAGCTAGAGGTGTTCAATCAGTACTTCAAAAATACAAAGATTTACAAGATATTATTGCAATTCTTGGTATGGATGAGTTATCTGAAGAGGATAAACTAGTTGTTGCTAGAGCTAGAAAAATTGAAAGATTCTTATCTCAACCATTCTTCGTTGCAGAAGTATTTACAGGTTCTCCTGGTAAATATGTTGAGTTAAAAGACACTATTGAAGGATTCAAAGGGATCTTAGATGGTAAATATGACGATATTCCAGAAATGGCATTCTATATGGTTGGTGGAATCGACGAGGTTTTAGCAAAAGCTGAAGGAATGAAATAA
- the atpG gene encoding ATP synthase F1 subunit gamma yields MANLKEIKLKIGSVKNTQKTTKAMKLVSSAKLTRTRQLSEQSRSYAKKINQVLSEIANRVSNVQDGGNSNKAFIPVENPKTVDLVFVTADKGLCGGFNMATIKTVSKLAAEYRSKGATVRFRVAGRKGVDYFTFQGEELTQKVSDLSSAPDYDRAAEFIGEVVKDFQNGETDKVILVYNGFLNMLTQEIRVTELLPISLDNVEVSENETSMLEIEPDDDEEVLEELTGKYIDFNMYYSLIDSLAAEHSARMQAMEAATNNAKDRVNSLTVEYNKARQAAITTELIEIISGVESLK; encoded by the coding sequence ATGGCTAACTTAAAAGAGATTAAATTAAAAATTGGAAGTGTTAAGAACACTCAGAAGACTACTAAAGCTATGAAGCTTGTATCTTCTGCAAAACTTACTAGAACTAGACAATTGTCTGAACAATCTAGAAGTTATGCTAAGAAGATAAACCAAGTACTTTCTGAGATCGCAAACAGAGTTAGCAATGTTCAAGATGGTGGTAATAGCAATAAAGCTTTTATCCCTGTTGAGAATCCAAAAACTGTAGATTTAGTTTTTGTAACTGCTGACAAAGGTCTTTGTGGTGGTTTTAACATGGCAACAATTAAAACAGTTAGTAAACTAGCAGCTGAGTATAGATCAAAAGGTGCAACTGTAAGATTTAGAGTGGCTGGAAGAAAAGGTGTTGATTATTTTACTTTCCAAGGTGAAGAATTAACTCAAAAAGTTTCAGACTTATCTTCTGCTCCTGATTATGACAGAGCTGCTGAGTTTATTGGTGAAGTTGTTAAAGATTTCCAAAATGGTGAAACTGATAAAGTTATATTAGTTTACAATGGATTCTTAAACATGCTTACTCAAGAGATTAGAGTAACAGAGCTATTACCAATTAGTTTAGATAATGTTGAAGTTTCTGAAAATGAAACATCTATGTTAGAAATTGAACCAGATGATGATGAAGAAGTGTTAGAAGAATTAACAGGTAAATATATTGATTTCAATATGTATTACTCATTAATTGATTCTTTAGCAGCTGAACACTCAGCTAGAATGCAAGCTATGGAAGCTGCAACTAATAATGCTAAAGATAGAGTAAATTCTTTAACTGTAGAATATAATAAAGCTAGACAAGCTGCAATTACAACAGAGCTGATAGAGATTATCAGTGGTGTTGAATCATTAAAATAA
- the atpA gene encoding F0F1 ATP synthase subunit alpha, with protein sequence MGAKIQADEISSIIKERIDNFELNVDVNETGKIISFADGIAQVYGLKNVMAGEIVEFENGERGLASNLEESSVGVVVLGSGDGLREGSSCKRLGKLLETPVGEAMVGRVVNALGDPIDGKGAIESSESRFVEEKAPGIMARKSVHEPLQTGIKAIDALVPIGRGQRELIIGDRQTGKTTVAIDTILNQKGEDVVCIYVAIGQKASSVASVVRTLEESGAMDYTIVVNAGASESSALQFLAPYTGVTIGEYFRDNGKHALIVYDDLSKHAVAYREMSLLLRRPPGREAFPGDVFYLHSRLLERAAKMSDELGAGSMTALPIIETQAGDVAAYIPTNVISITDGQIFLETNLFNSGIRPAINVGLSVSRVGGAAQIKATKQVAGTLKLSLAQFRELEAFAQFASDLDESTRKELELGQRMVEVLKQGVNKPLVIEKQIVIIYAGTKGYLNDVAVGDVVKYEEELHTFIEQKYTNILDDIKSKKKLDDETETALKAALEEFKTVFNAK encoded by the coding sequence ATGGGTGCAAAAATTCAAGCAGATGAAATTAGTTCTATCATAAAAGAGAGAATTGATAACTTTGAATTAAATGTAGATGTAAATGAAACAGGTAAAATCATCTCTTTTGCAGATGGTATTGCTCAAGTTTATGGTCTTAAAAATGTTATGGCTGGGGAAATTGTAGAGTTTGAAAATGGTGAGAGAGGTCTTGCTTCAAACTTGGAAGAGTCTTCAGTTGGTGTTGTTGTACTTGGATCTGGTGATGGTCTTAGAGAGGGTTCTTCTTGTAAAAGATTAGGAAAACTTCTAGAGACTCCAGTTGGTGAAGCAATGGTAGGAAGAGTTGTAAATGCTCTTGGTGATCCAATTGATGGTAAAGGTGCTATTGAGTCTTCAGAATCAAGATTCGTTGAGGAAAAAGCTCCTGGAATCATGGCTAGAAAATCTGTACATGAACCATTACAAACTGGTATTAAAGCAATTGATGCGCTAGTTCCAATAGGACGTGGGCAAAGAGAGCTTATTATTGGAGATAGACAAACTGGTAAAACTACAGTTGCTATTGATACAATTCTTAACCAAAAAGGTGAAGATGTTGTTTGTATCTATGTTGCAATCGGACAAAAAGCATCTTCTGTTGCTTCAGTAGTTAGAACACTAGAAGAGTCTGGTGCTATGGATTATACAATTGTTGTTAATGCTGGTGCTTCTGAATCTTCTGCATTACAATTCTTAGCTCCTTATACAGGTGTTACTATTGGTGAATACTTTAGAGATAATGGTAAACACGCATTAATCGTATATGATGATTTATCAAAACATGCGGTTGCATATAGAGAAATGTCTTTATTATTAAGAAGACCTCCAGGTAGAGAGGCGTTCCCAGGGGATGTATTCTATCTACACTCAAGATTATTAGAAAGAGCTGCTAAAATGTCTGACGAATTAGGTGCTGGGTCTATGACTGCATTACCAATTATTGAGACACAAGCAGGAGACGTTGCTGCGTATATTCCAACAAACGTTATTTCTATTACAGATGGACAAATTTTCCTTGAAACTAACCTATTTAACTCAGGTATTAGACCTGCAATTAATGTTGGTTTATCAGTATCAAGGGTTGGTGGTGCTGCACAAATTAAAGCTACTAAGCAAGTTGCTGGTACTTTAAAATTATCACTTGCACAATTTAGAGAGCTTGAAGCATTTGCACAGTTCGCATCTGATCTTGATGAATCAACAAGAAAAGAGTTAGAACTTGGACAAAGAATGGTTGAAGTACTAAAACAAGGTGTTAATAAACCATTAGTTATTGAAAAGCAAATTGTTATTATTTATGCTGGTACTAAAGGTTATTTAAATGATGTTGCTGTTGGTGATGTTGTTAAATACGAAGAAGAGTTACACACATTCATTGAACAAAAATACACTAATATCTTAGATGACATTAAATCTAAGAAAAAATTAGATGATGAAACAGAAACAGCATTAAAAGCTGCATTAGAAGAGTTTAAAACTGTTTTTAATGCTAAATAA
- a CDS encoding F0F1 ATP synthase subunit delta, which produces MNDLIAKRYVKALLDGRDVESATAIYNDLKTISAAFGDEKFNSILASSEVKSTEKVELVISFLESSSDELKNFIKLLGTNKRLDLIPEIVTELESKIAKMNNTYTGVVYTNKELSNDYVSSIEKQFSQKFDVKLTLSQNVCDYDGIKVDIDSLGVEISFSKERLKSQMIDHILKAV; this is translated from the coding sequence ATGAATGATTTAATAGCAAAAAGATATGTAAAAGCATTATTGGATGGTAGAGATGTAGAATCTGCAACTGCTATTTATAATGATTTAAAAACTATCTCAGCAGCTTTTGGTGATGAGAAGTTTAATTCAATACTTGCTTCTTCTGAAGTAAAAAGTACTGAAAAAGTAGAATTGGTTATTTCATTTTTAGAAAGCAGTTCTGATGAGTTGAAAAACTTTATTAAACTGTTAGGAACAAATAAAAGATTAGATCTAATTCCAGAGATTGTAACTGAATTAGAATCAAAAATCGCAAAAATGAATAATACATATACAGGTGTAGTTTATACTAACAAAGAATTAAGTAATGATTATGTTTCTTCAATTGAGAAACAATTTAGTCAAAAATTTGATGTTAAGTTGACACTATCACAAAATGTTTGTGATTATGATGGTATCAAAGTAGATATTGATTCTCTTGGTGTTGAGATTTCGTTCTCTAAAGAGAGACTTAAATCACAAATGATTGATCATATTTTAAAAGCAGTTTAG
- a CDS encoding F0F1 ATP synthase subunit B — MKKLLLIGLAALAPMALFASSEGAETDIVQRTVNFIIFAGILWYLLADKIKAYFAGRTASIQAELDKVQDSLKASQDKVEEANKKLEEAKALATEIVDGAKADVDSVKKRVSDAVDAEIANLEKTFDERIKVETSKTKRQIVSEVLDELLSSDNVSLTQDELANIVLKKVA, encoded by the coding sequence TTGAAAAAATTATTATTGATTGGATTAGCAGCTTTAGCTCCTATGGCGTTATTTGCTAGTAGTGAAGGTGCGGAAACAGATATTGTTCAAAGAACCGTTAACTTTATTATCTTTGCTGGAATTTTATGGTATTTACTTGCTGATAAAATTAAAGCATATTTTGCTGGAAGAACTGCGTCTATTCAAGCTGAGCTTGACAAAGTACAAGATTCTTTAAAAGCATCTCAAGATAAAGTTGAAGAAGCTAACAAAAAACTTGAAGAAGCTAAAGCTTTAGCAACAGAGATTGTTGATGGTGCAAAAGCTGATGTAGATTCAGTTAAGAAAAGAGTTTCTGATGCTGTAGATGCTGAAATCGCAAACTTAGAGAAAACTTTTGATGAAAGAATCAAAGTTGAAACATCAAAAACAAAGAGACAAATTGTTTCTGAAGTGCTTGATGAGCTATTAAGTTCAGATAATGTTTCTTTAACTCAAGATGAGTTAGCAAACATTGTTCTTAAGAAGGTAGCGTAA
- a CDS encoding F0F1 ATP synthase subunit B' — protein sequence MLDISPVLLLGSAIIFLLVVARLNSCLFVPLLKHMDDRAESIKKDLKDAQSNSANVDGILEEASHILAEAKKEAAAVREQAYTEAKEVADAKLASAKEELEAKSVNFSKELEEEAKALKESLVAAMPQFNESLKAKISSI from the coding sequence ATGTTAGACATAAGTCCTGTATTGTTGCTTGGTTCAGCAATCATCTTTCTTCTAGTTGTTGCTAGACTAAACAGTTGTTTATTCGTACCACTATTAAAGCATATGGACGATAGAGCAGAATCTATTAAAAAAGATTTAAAAGATGCTCAATCGAACTCTGCAAATGTAGATGGAATTTTAGAAGAAGCAAGTCATATTCTTGCTGAAGCTAAAAAAGAAGCGGCTGCTGTTAGAGAACAAGCATATACTGAAGCGAAAGAAGTAGCTGATGCAAAACTTGCAAGTGCTAAAGAAGAGCTTGAGGCTAAATCAGTTAATTTTTCTAAAGAGTTAGAAGAAGAAGCAAAAGCTTTAAAAGAGTCGTTAGTAGCTGCAATGCCTCAATTTAATGAGAGCTTAAAAGCTAAGATTAGCTCAATTTAA
- a CDS encoding ParB/RepB/Spo0J family partition protein, which translates to MALGRGLGELLGEVETAYSNSNSNNTNHNNSIMELSVDLIKPNPNQPRKIFDEDKLRELSDSIVQHGLLQAVTVREDGKGGYILVAGERRLRAHKLANLDTIKATIIDIEEFKLRELALIENIQRDDLNIIELAYSYAQLINEHSITHEELAKRVFKSRTSITNTLRLLQLSSYVQQMLANNKISAGHGKIMLGLDEDLQKKVADSIYGQKLSVRETENLVRELKSNKDNDDKKVSKKTKRVYDFKPLEKAIENLQKSDLKVKAEKNYFKIEIRSQEDIEKISNYFGNTF; encoded by the coding sequence ATGGCGTTAGGTAGAGGATTAGGTGAATTATTAGGTGAAGTTGAAACAGCATATAGCAATTCAAATAGTAATAATACAAATCATAATAATTCCATTATGGAATTAAGTGTTGATTTAATTAAACCAAACCCTAACCAACCAAGAAAAATATTTGATGAAGATAAATTAAGAGAGTTAAGTGATTCTATTGTTCAACATGGATTATTACAAGCTGTTACTGTAAGAGAAGATGGTAAAGGTGGATATATTCTTGTTGCAGGAGAAAGAAGACTAAGAGCCCATAAATTAGCAAATCTAGATACAATTAAAGCAACTATAATTGATATTGAAGAGTTCAAGTTAAGAGAACTTGCACTTATTGAAAATATCCAAAGAGATGATTTAAATATTATAGAATTAGCTTACTCTTATGCACAATTAATTAATGAACACTCTATTACTCATGAAGAGTTAGCAAAAAGAGTATTCAAAAGTAGAACATCAATTACAAATACTTTAAGATTGTTACAATTATCATCATATGTTCAACAAATGCTTGCTAATAATAAAATCTCTGCAGGGCATGGTAAAATTATGCTTGGCCTTGATGAAGATTTACAAAAGAAAGTTGCAGATTCAATTTATGGACAAAAACTTTCAGTTAGAGAAACAGAAAATCTAGTAAGAGAATTAAAGTCAAATAAAGACAATGATGATAAAAAAGTTTCTAAAAAAACAAAAAGAGTTTATGACTTTAAACCTTTAGAAAAAGCTATTGAAAACCTACAAAAATCAGATTTAAAAGTTAAAGCTGAAAAGAACTATTTTAAAATAGAAATTAGGTCTCAAGAGGACATTGAGAAAATTTCCAACTACTTTGGTAACACTTTTTAA